The genomic region ATACCGTTTTTTAGCATTTCAATGGTTATTTTTGCGTATCAAATTTTGCATTCATAGCTCCCCGAAATGAAAAAAACAACCCGGATCAAAAAGAACCATCGTCTGATTGTTCTTCAAAAGTTGATCATCACATCTGCCGTTATCGGTTTTTTAAGTGCCTTACTTGGCAATACGCTCAAAAAAATAACGGAACATTACGAAGCTATTTTCTTTACACTGGCGCAACAACACTGGCTGTTGTATTTATTGTTCCCGATCTTGGGTTTTTCGATCATTTATTTTTTAAGGCAGACACTATTCCGCAAAAAGGAAAACAAAGGCATCAAGGAAATTTACGAGAGTACCGAATCCAAAAACAAAAACCTGCCGGCCTATAAAGTGAGTTCGCATTTCCTGAATGGACTGATCACGGTTATTTTTGGAGGATCAACCGGGATTGAGGTTTCTACCGTAGTGGCTTCGGCGGCTATCGGGTCGGTGGTTCAGCAAAAGGAAAATCTGTTTAAACGTTATAAAACACAACTCATTTGCGCCGGAATTGCTTCCGGAATCACCGCGCTTTTTGGTAGTCCGTTTGCCGGACTGATTTTCGCCTATGAGGTGATTTCCCGAAAATGGTCCCGATCGTTTTTACTGACCAATGGCGTTGCAGTAGCCGTCGCTTTTGCCTTTACGTATTTTGTAGACAATCAGCCCCTTTTTAATATTAACGTATTGCCCTGGCATTTGCATGCGCTTCCGTATATGATCCTCTTGGGAATGATCGCCGGAGTGAATGCCGTATATCTAAATCGTTGTGTCTTGCTTTTTAAAAAGAAATTCGCCGAAATTGATCAGCATCATTTTCGTATTATCATTGGCGCCGGATTGGTTAGTCTTGCCCTGATTGTTTTCCCGCAACTTTATGGCGAAGGCTATCACGCAGTAAAAGAACTGACGCTACAATCGGGCAATCTTACACTCACCGTATCGCTGGCCGCAACGTTGGTTTTTGTAATTTTACTAAAACCAATCGTTACCTCATTGACCCTGGTTTCCGGTGGCGATGGCGGTGTATTCGCACCGAGTTTGTTTATCGGTGCCTTTTTAGGCTTACTAACTGCCTCCGTTTTAAATACGTTTTTCCACGCCAATGTCTTACCAATTAATTTTATGGTTATTGGAATGGCAGCCATGTTAAGTGCCAGTATCCATGCTCCGTTTACCGCTTTATTTCTGGTTTGTGAAGCCATTGGCGATTATACGTTGTTTTTCCCGATCCTGATGGTTTGTCTGATATCGAAAACTACTGCTAAATTCATTTATCCATATACTGTTTACAGCTATTCCCGAGTTTAATATGCCTACTCCTAAAATCAAACGCAATTACCGTAAAGCCCGTTATGTGCTTTACAAAGAAACCTTAATCGATTATAAAGAACATTTTTGGGCTTTCCTCGGATCGTTGGTCGGATTGGGGATTATTGCCTACTTCCAATACGGTTTGTTTACTCCTCAGGATTATACCTTCCTGATTGGTTCTTTTGGTGCGTCATGCGTACTGGTTTACGGCGTGATTCAGAGTCCGCTGGCACAACCGCGCAATCTGGTAGGTGGTCATCTTATTTCCGCACTGATCGGTGTTACCATACAAAAACTGATTCCGGATATTTTATGGATTTCGGCTCCTTTAGCTGTTTCCCTGTCGATTGTGCTCATGCAAATCACCAAAACACTACATCCACCCGGAGGCGCCACAGCATTAATCGCGGTTACCGGTTCGCCTCAGATTAAGGAACTCGGTTACTGGTATGTGGTTTCGCCGGTGTTAACAGGAGCACTGGTATTGCTGGTAGTGGCACTCCTCTTTAACAATATGACCTCCAACCGACAGTATCCTACGCATCCGAAGTTTACTCATTTTAAGAAAAGCATCATCAGCCGGTTAAAACCTTAAACTAACAAAGTGCTGCTAAAAGTGCGAATTAATAACAAAATGATATCAATATTTTAATTACTCTTAAAATATTATAATTATAAAATTAATTTTCTTAGTATTGCAAAACAATATTAACTACCTTAAACTATGAAATACTTTAAATCTTTATTAGTTATCGTTGCATTATTCGCATTAAACACGATTTCAGCACAGTCCGTTACCGATAAATGGCCGGAAATGAAAAATTTTCAGGATTTATTAACCAAAGTATCCCGTGACGCTCAGAAAGGGAATTTCACTCCGCTTAAAGGAAATGGAGAATCTCTGGTACAATATGCAGTAGCTATTGATGCCAACAAATTTCCAGAGCACGTAACCAGAACATCCGGTTTAACGGAAAAGGTAGAAGCACTACACAACGAAACCAAAAACTTAAATGACATCATTAACAGTAAAGGTTCTAATGATGCGATTTTAAAAGCGCTTACCAAAGTAAACGATTCGTACCAAACAGTATTAAATACAGTAAACGGAACTGCAAAGGCTAAAAGTGCCGCTCCAGCTCCAAAAGCTAAAAAATAATTTACAGAAGCCTGGTTAACACCAGGCTTTTTCTTTCTCTATTCCATGTTATCGCTTAACAAAATTCACCACATTGCCGTTATCTGTTCGGACTATACCGTTTCCAAACATTTCTATACCGAAATTTTAGGATTAACCGTACTTCAGGAAGTATACCGAAGCGAACGCCAATCGTACAAACTGGATCTGGCGATTAACGGAAATTATTGCCTCGAACTTTTTTCTTTTCCCGATCCGCCGCAACGTCCTTCCCGACCGGAAGCTGCCGGATTACGCCATCTGGCTTTTGAAGTCGACGATATTGTCGCCACACAACACTATCTTTCCGAACGTAAAATCGAAACCGAAGCCATCCGCATCGATGAATATACCGGAAAGCGCTTTTTCTTTATCGCCGATCCGGACGATCTTCCGATCGAATTCTACGAAAAATAAACGGTCTTTATCCGAAACAATATCCCGCATAAAAAACATTTAACACACTAACGTTAAACACCTTACAAAACTTCGTCAAAAAATTATCAACACTAATTGGAATCAAAAGTATTAACCGTAACTTTGGCTTTTTAAAACAAATAAGGTTATGGTTTATAAATTTAGAGTTATACTCGACGCCGAAGAAGACATTTTCAGGGACATTGCTATCCTTGAAGAAGACACTTTGGAGGATTTACACAATGCGATCGTAAACGCTTTTGGCTTTGACGGAATGGAAATCGCTTCATTTTATACTTGCGATGACGAATGGACACAGGAAGATGAAATCCCGTTGTTTGATACCGGTGACGTTCCTGGCGAACAAAGAACCATGGCGGATTATCCGCTTTCTTCCATTTTGGACGAAGACAGTACTAAAATCATCTATGTATACGATTTCTTAAATATGTGGACATTCTTCGTAGAATTGGCTGCTGTAGAAGAACCTGAAAATGGGGTAACCTATCCGGATCTGTTGTTTGCGCATGGCGAATTACCAACGGATGCACCTACCAAAGATTTCAATAGTCCTATCGTATCGAGCGACGATATGTATGGGGAGTTTGAAGACGATTTTGACGAAGAAGATTTAGACATGTTCGACGGAGACGACAGTTTTAACGATTACGGTTTTGAAGAAAACTGGAACTAAAAATAGCTTTAAAAATACAACCACATCAATACTATATCCGGCATAAAAAATCCGACTAAAAAACAGTCGGATTTTTTTGCCACAGCAATTATAAC from Flavobacterium sp. WV_118_3 harbors:
- a CDS encoding chloride channel protein encodes the protein MKKTTRIKKNHRLIVLQKLIITSAVIGFLSALLGNTLKKITEHYEAIFFTLAQQHWLLYLLFPILGFSIIYFLRQTLFRKKENKGIKEIYESTESKNKNLPAYKVSSHFLNGLITVIFGGSTGIEVSTVVASAAIGSVVQQKENLFKRYKTQLICAGIASGITALFGSPFAGLIFAYEVISRKWSRSFLLTNGVAVAVAFAFTYFVDNQPLFNINVLPWHLHALPYMILLGMIAGVNAVYLNRCVLLFKKKFAEIDQHHFRIIIGAGLVSLALIVFPQLYGEGYHAVKELTLQSGNLTLTVSLAATLVFVILLKPIVTSLTLVSGGDGGVFAPSLFIGAFLGLLTASVLNTFFHANVLPINFMVIGMAAMLSASIHAPFTALFLVCEAIGDYTLFFPILMVCLISKTTAKFIYPYTVYSYSRV
- a CDS encoding HPP family protein, with amino-acid sequence MPTPKIKRNYRKARYVLYKETLIDYKEHFWAFLGSLVGLGIIAYFQYGLFTPQDYTFLIGSFGASCVLVYGVIQSPLAQPRNLVGGHLISALIGVTIQKLIPDILWISAPLAVSLSIVLMQITKTLHPPGGATALIAVTGSPQIKELGYWYVVSPVLTGALVLLVVALLFNNMTSNRQYPTHPKFTHFKKSIISRLKP
- a CDS encoding VOC family protein → MLSLNKIHHIAVICSDYTVSKHFYTEILGLTVLQEVYRSERQSYKLDLAINGNYCLELFSFPDPPQRPSRPEAAGLRHLAFEVDDIVATQHYLSERKIETEAIRIDEYTGKRFFFIADPDDLPIEFYEK